In Danaus plexippus chromosome 9 unlocalized genomic scaffold, MEX_DaPlex mxdp_26, whole genome shotgun sequence, the following proteins share a genomic window:
- the LOC116767587 gene encoding uncharacterized protein LOC116767587: protein MVIQKNTNEIDTNKNVVTLDAASSSTWSLQTPAKIINIRSTSNMQAKPPITRQIAISTLAAMHRRFSLPGPVQPHSRPIAEFRASANKSLDMLRQTVQSAVTREIDQVIKKYLEKFFVPAVNNIRLNLGDESVSEDQVRAVCRAMLDATRLLYSTPPRVTNTGLDTIEGDTDKLTKQTIPNPLTNKRKEPDLDTDLSQVKKIKQEDSSDSGSASPVSFTTVQDPEKWNPARLSQDTLFIMGSHAHKVLGLGNSRGRLYTRHAGLLRYPADSADKEWIASHNLANAVGGKTYIMVLEDIEELAASDAYKHSSLPLLGELTGFKVPPFLLRKIKAYVLKKALCGDISNANSPQPSTSNQEDKFKIEDIKLEVHDDFDSANFNASQYITNSENSRDFGESIMKEDSDFADIKVEDIDDIKVDGIKMEDLDEIKVDGIKVEDLEANGIKVENIDDINVDGIKVEDIKLENEDAFDLCKETDDENHLVDGLFESDIEFLSRNLCNIESDADARKTIEKLTGANPDTITLVGDEFDLGTTLNTSNFSGSQSKCITVASTTSGMIHSVPVAHIAPPRITGNTLHYYSQPARLHLPQATLTIQGVPRPPHMIRGIPFNAKSGTISTVMSQGTASIIGIGTRSSNATIIGSPQYVNVCSKSFPTGNILHNAIVSKNIVNRSTVTSGVSFNVTSVRPSVHTSSPKSTVVTVASDFDSISTTKDMIDNACNSSVMLKKVLTLGSSGSSKSFVMHNTQKVLSTGFANGISPPPNVTIVSAGNSGGILNTGNLNNIGCPTSGNLSATHATLSALLSSKTECSTVTKN, encoded by the exons ATGGTTATACAAAAGAATACTAACGAAATCGACACAAACAAAAATGTCGTTACCTTAGATGCAGCAAGTAGTAGTACATGGAGCCTTCAAACACcagctaaaataataaatattcgtaGCACATCAAATATGCAGGCT AAACCACCCATAACACGGCAAATAGCTATAAGTACATTGGCTGCTATGCACAGACGGTTTAGTTTGCCTGGGCCAGTTCAACCTCACTCGAGACCCATAGCTGAGTTTAGAGCTAGTGCAAACAAATCCCTGGATATGTTACGACAAACTGTACAGTCAGCAGTTACAAGAGAAATTGaccaagttattaaaaaatatttggag AAATTCTTCGTGCCAGCCGTTAATAACATTAGATTAAACTTAGGCGATGAGTCTGTGAGTGAAGATCAG GTGAGAGCAGTTTGTCGTGCAATGCTAGATGCCACAAGACTCTTGTATTCCACACCTCCACGGGTAACAAATACTGGTTTAGATACCATAGAGGGAGATACAGACAAATTGACAAAACAAACA ataCCAAAtcctttaacaaataaaaggaAAGAGCCAGATTTGGATACAGATTTGTCTCAAGtcaagaaaattaaacaagaGGACAGTTCTGACAGCGGTTCTGCATCACCAGTATCATTTACCACTGTCCAAGATCCAGAAAAATGGAATCCAGCACGTCTTAGTCAAGATACTTTATTCATTATGGGCTCCCATGCTCATAAG gtGTTAGGACTGGGTAACTCACGTGGCCGTCTCTACACCCGTCATGCTGGTTTGTTGAGATATCCAGCTGATAGTGCCGATAAAGAATGGATTGCAAGTCACAACCTTGCTAATGCTGTAGGCGGCAAGACTTACATTAtg gtCTTAGAAGATATTGAAGAATTAGCAGCTAGTGATGCCTATAAACACAGCTCTTTACCGCTTCTTGGCGAATTGACGGGTTTTAAAGTGCCACCgtttttattgagaaaaatTAAGGCTTATGTTTTGAAGAAGGCACTTTGCGGGGATATTAGTAATGCTAACAGCCCTCAACCTTCCACGAGTAACCAGGAAGATAAGTTCAAAATAGAAGACATCAAATTAGAGGTTCATGATGATTTCGACTCAGCTAACTTCAATGCAAGCCAGTACATTACAAACTCTGAAAATTCAAGAGACTTTGGAGAATCAATAATGAAGGAGGATTCAGACTTTGCAGATATAAAGGTAGAGGATATTGATGATATCAAAGTGGATGGAATTAAAATGGAAGATCTGGATGAAATTAAAGTGGATGGTATAAAAGTTGAGGATCTAGAGGCAAATGGTATTAAGGTTGAAAATATCGATGATATAAATGTGGATGGTATCAAAGTGGAAGATATAAAACTCGAGAATGAGGATGCTTTTGATCTTTGTAAGGAAACAGATGATGAAAATCATCTCGTAGATGGTTTGTTTGAATCGGACATTGAATTTCTGAGTCGCAATTTGTGTAACATTGAAAGCGATGCAGATGCAAGAAAAACCATTGAAAAATTGACTGGAGCAAACCCCGACACTATAACATTAGTTGGAGATGAGTTTGATTTGGGCACAACTTTAAATACAAGCAAT TTCTCAGGCAGCCAGTCTAAGTGTATAACAGTGGCGTCTACAACCAGCGGTATGATTCATAGTGTTCCAGTGGCTCACATCGCCCCGCCGCGTATAACTGGCAACACTTTACATTACTACAGTCAACCAGCGCGGCTACATCTACCACAAGCAACCCTCACTATACAGGGTGTACCTCGACCTCCACATATGATACGAGG AATTCCGTTTAATGCCAAATCGGGCACTATCAGCACGGTGATGTCTCAAGGTACAGCCAGCATCATAGGTATTGGTACGAGGTCTTCAAACGCAACCATAATCGGGAGCCCTCAGTATGTCAATGTTTGTTCCAAATCCTTTCCCACAGGAAACATTCTACACAACGCTATAGTCTCCAAAAACATTGTAAACCGTAGTACAGTTACATCGGGCGTGTCATTTAATGTGACATCAGTGAGACCGTCAGTACATACAAGTTCGCCAAAAAGCACTGTAGTAACAGTGGCTTCAGACTTCGACAGTATTTCCACAACCAAAGATATGATTGATAATGCATGTAATTCATCAGTTATGCTAAAAAAAGTGCTAACCCTAGGCAGTTCCGGGTCCAGCAAATCTTTTGTGATGCATAATACACAAAAAGTTCTATCCACTGGTTTCGCTAATGGAATAAGTCCCCCACCTAATGTGACGATCGTAAGTGCAGGTAACAGTGGTGGTATTTTGAATACTGGCAACCTTAATAACATTGGTTGCCCAACTTCTGGCAATTTGAGTGCCACTCACGCCACACTGTCCGCTTTACTTTCTTCTAAAACTGAATGTTCTACAGTAACGAAAAACTAA